Proteins encoded by one window of Bacteroidota bacterium:
- a CDS encoding glycosyltransferase family 4 protein, with product MLPSPAAPPVSPRMPATLLTLQIGMGWFPEQAGGLNRMYYHLMHALPEAGVGVHGIVAGSTGLAAQTHGRVRSCARADAPMPTRLWQARTTGRRMLQALRPDVLVSHFALYTAPLLGAMNDQPLVVHFHGPWAAEGAVEGASSMAARAKWELEQQVYRRAARFIVLSEAFRDVLHRRYDVALDKIEIVPGGVDASAFDSTLSRKEARELLGWPSDRPTVLAVRRLQPRMGLEGLIEAVETVRQQVPDVQVMIAGKGALAATLQAQIEARGLSDHVKLLGFVPDADLPLAYRAADVSIVPTVALEGFGLITIESLAAGTPVLVTPIGGLPETVRGLDASLVLDDAAPATVADALAGALTGARPLPSADACQAYARATFDWPVIAAKTAEVYQAVV from the coding sequence ATGCTGCCGAGTCCTGCCGCCCCGCCGGTGTCGCCGCGCATGCCCGCGACGCTCCTCACGCTCCAGATCGGCATGGGCTGGTTTCCCGAGCAGGCGGGCGGGCTCAACCGGATGTACTATCACCTGATGCACGCCCTGCCCGAGGCGGGCGTGGGCGTGCACGGCATCGTGGCAGGCTCGACCGGGCTCGCGGCGCAGACGCACGGCCGCGTCCGCTCGTGTGCCCGTGCAGACGCGCCGATGCCGACCCGGCTCTGGCAGGCGCGCACGACGGGCCGCCGCATGCTCCAGGCGCTCCGACCGGATGTGCTCGTGAGCCACTTCGCGCTCTACACGGCACCGCTCCTCGGCGCGATGAACGACCAGCCGCTCGTGGTCCACTTCCACGGACCGTGGGCCGCCGAGGGGGCCGTCGAGGGAGCGTCCAGCATGGCTGCGCGCGCCAAGTGGGAGCTGGAACAGCAGGTCTACCGCCGCGCCGCCCGTTTCATCGTCCTCTCCGAGGCGTTCCGCGATGTGCTCCACCGCCGCTACGACGTGGCGCTCGACAAGATCGAGATCGTCCCCGGCGGTGTCGATGCATCGGCGTTCGACTCGACCCTGAGCAGGAAGGAGGCGCGCGAGTTGCTCGGCTGGCCGTCGGACCGCCCGACCGTCCTCGCGGTGCGTCGCCTCCAGCCGCGTATGGGCCTCGAAGGACTCATTGAGGCCGTCGAGACGGTGCGGCAGCAGGTGCCCGACGTGCAGGTAATGATCGCCGGAAAGGGTGCCCTCGCCGCGACGCTACAGGCGCAGATTGAGGCGCGCGGGCTGTCCGACCACGTGAAGCTCCTCGGCTTCGTGCCGGACGCGGATCTGCCGCTCGCCTACCGCGCCGCCGACGTGAGCATCGTCCCAACCGTTGCGCTCGAAGGCTTTGGCCTCATCACGATCGAGTCGCTCGCGGCGGGCACGCCGGTTCTCGTGACGCCCATCGGCGGGCTCCCCGAGACGGTGCGCGGCCTCGACGCCTCGCTCGTCCTCGACGACGCGGCGCCCGCGACCGTCGCCGACGCCCTGGCCGGAGCGCTCACCGGGGC
- a CDS encoding glycosyltransferase yields MLDANQALVADGGVGCRYAVAFLEDGPMVEAVRALGVQAEVFDAGRVRQVGRQIGTVRRIAAWLRDLDADAALAWMPKGHLYSGPAALLARIPAFWFQHTITSKNPIHRTATLLPSASILCCSEAAKAGQATLWPSRHAEVLYPAVNLARFDADTLPSVAELRAKLDLPTDAFVAGIVGRLQHWKGIHVFVEAAAQVARAHPDAVFVVVGGPHFSEPDYPGALTALAERHGVADQLRFVGHQPNVPEWMNAFDVLVHASTGPEPFGMVILEGMAMCKPVIATAHGGPLEIVTPESGLLVPPGEPDALADVLRRLADDPAARARLADGARARAAQFSTERLARDAAALVRRHLA; encoded by the coding sequence TTGCTGGATGCTAACCAGGCACTCGTCGCTGACGGCGGGGTGGGATGCCGCTATGCTGTCGCCTTCCTCGAAGACGGGCCGATGGTCGAGGCCGTCCGCGCTCTCGGTGTCCAAGCCGAGGTGTTCGACGCGGGCCGTGTGCGTCAGGTGGGTCGGCAGATCGGCACGGTGCGGCGGATCGCAGCCTGGTTGCGCGACCTCGACGCCGACGCAGCGCTCGCGTGGATGCCGAAAGGGCACCTCTACAGCGGCCCCGCGGCGCTGCTCGCGCGCATCCCGGCGTTCTGGTTCCAGCACACGATCACCTCGAAAAACCCGATCCACCGCACCGCGACGCTGCTGCCCTCGGCGTCGATTCTGTGCTGCTCCGAGGCGGCGAAGGCGGGCCAAGCAACGCTCTGGCCGTCGCGGCACGCCGAGGTGCTCTATCCCGCCGTCAACCTCGCGCGCTTCGACGCGGACACGTTGCCCTCGGTCGCCGAGCTGCGCGCCAAGCTCGATCTACCGACGGACGCGTTCGTGGCAGGCATCGTGGGGCGGCTCCAGCACTGGAAAGGCATCCACGTGTTCGTCGAGGCGGCGGCGCAGGTCGCGCGGGCGCATCCCGACGCCGTGTTCGTCGTGGTGGGCGGGCCGCACTTTTCGGAGCCGGACTATCCAGGCGCACTCACGGCGCTCGCAGAGCGGCACGGGGTCGCCGACCAACTCCGCTTCGTCGGGCATCAGCCGAACGTGCCGGAATGGATGAATGCCTTCGACGTGTTGGTGCACGCCTCGACGGGCCCCGAGCCGTTTGGCATGGTAATTTTAGAGGGTATGGCGATGTGCAAGCCTGTCATCGCCACGGCGCACGGCGGGCCGCTCGAAATCGTGACGCCGGAATCGGGGCTGCTCGTGCCCCCCGGCGAGCCCGACGCCCTCGCCGACGTACTGCGCCGCCTCGCCGACGACCCCGCCGCACGCGCTCGCCTCGCCGATGGCGCTCGTGCCCGTGCTGCGCAGTTCAGCACCGAGCGCCTCGCCCGCGACGCCGCTGCCCTCGTCCGCCGCCATCTCGCCTGA
- a CDS encoding glycosyltransferase, translating into MHVALLFPTLPPRLDGIGDYTARLAAELGEHIRATVLTAQTDAAPIPGATVDVAFSKTLRKGILHVVEAVTRRFEADRPDWLVVQYNPFSYGAYGLNPWLPLAVRRLRKRVPGLRIALMIHEPFVPLTTPTYLVETLWQRPTLWALGRMADVVFTSIAPWAERFRGWFDVPVRHLPIGSNIPFERGDRDEVRDEFGLSDTFAVGLFGSGFTKGMDAHVRQAIRAILDVQPNATLCYVGRRGAALRTALNTPGSRDVPFRDLGPLPADAVSRAFSAFDLYLAPYPDGFSTRRGSTMVALQHGTPTVTTLGHLSDPVVQEQTGQAFAAMPSDDPAAFAQAAAALANDDAARTSLGRDAQALYAAQFDWPLVADRLLDALGYDVAAQNREAQHA; encoded by the coding sequence ATGCACGTCGCGCTGCTTTTTCCCACGCTGCCGCCCCGCCTCGATGGCATTGGCGACTACACGGCCCGCCTCGCCGCGGAGCTGGGCGAGCACATACGGGCCACCGTCCTGACCGCGCAGACCGACGCGGCTCCGATTCCCGGTGCGACCGTCGATGTCGCGTTCTCGAAGACCTTGCGCAAGGGCATCCTCCACGTCGTGGAGGCCGTCACAAGACGGTTCGAGGCGGACCGGCCCGATTGGTTGGTGGTGCAGTACAACCCGTTCTCGTACGGTGCCTACGGGCTGAATCCGTGGCTCCCGCTCGCCGTGCGACGGCTCCGGAAGCGCGTGCCGGGGCTGCGGATCGCGCTCATGATCCACGAGCCGTTCGTCCCGCTCACGACGCCGACCTACCTCGTCGAGACGCTGTGGCAGCGGCCGACGCTGTGGGCCCTTGGGCGCATGGCTGATGTGGTGTTTACCTCCATCGCGCCGTGGGCCGAGCGGTTCAGGGGGTGGTTCGACGTCCCAGTCCGGCACCTGCCCATCGGCTCGAATATCCCGTTCGAGCGCGGCGACCGCGACGAGGTGCGCGACGAGTTTGGGCTCAGCGACACCTTCGCTGTCGGCCTCTTCGGCAGCGGCTTCACGAAGGGCATGGACGCGCACGTCCGGCAGGCCATCCGGGCCATCCTCGACGTGCAGCCGAACGCGACGCTCTGCTACGTCGGGCGGCGCGGGGCGGCGCTCCGGACCGCGCTCAACACGCCAGGCAGCCGCGACGTGCCGTTCCGCGACCTCGGCCCGCTCCCCGCCGACGCGGTCTCGCGCGCGTTCTCGGCGTTCGACCTCTACCTTGCGCCGTACCCCGACGGCTTCTCGACGCGGCGCGGTTCCACGATGGTCGCCCTGCAACACGGCACGCCGACCGTGACCACGCTCGGTCACCTCTCCGATCCGGTCGTCCAGGAGCAGACTGGGCAGGCCTTCGCGGCGATGCCGTCGGACGACCCCGCCGCCTTCGCCCAGGCTGCCGCGGCCCTGGCAAACGACGATGCTGCACGCACGTCGCTCGGACGCGATGCACAGGCCCTCTACGCCGCGCAGTTCGACTGGCCCCTCGTCGCCGACCGCCTGCTCGACGCGCTTGGGTACGACGTAGCTGCGCAAAACCGCGAGGCGCAGCATGCCTGA
- a CDS encoding sulfotransferase, translating to MPETMAQPLATTDTADAPVKVLFIAGWGRSGSTLVGNVLGSVDGLVHLGEVRHVWERGVRDNAVCGCGERFDACPVWRPAFDVAFPASDYPDGVDWSRMARVREALPQIKRLLPHLLKGRTTFDHPEAASYHADLRRVYQALRESSGARVLVDSSKFPSYAESLRQTGAVDLYLLHLVRDPRASAYSWRKKITRQDGGGAAEMQRFSTAASARKWSAWNGVIELMRRRDPTRYQRLRYEDFIAAPEASVRRVLDWIDEPAETLPFVAPDAVAMGENHTVWGNPKRTAGGVVKLRIDDAWREHLPTRDRATVTALTWPFLLKYGYVGGK from the coding sequence ATGCCTGAGACGATGGCGCAGCCGCTTGCCACGACGGACACTGCTGATGCGCCCGTCAAGGTGCTCTTCATCGCCGGATGGGGGCGCAGCGGCAGTACGCTCGTAGGCAACGTGCTCGGTAGCGTGGACGGCCTCGTCCACCTCGGCGAGGTGCGCCACGTCTGGGAGCGCGGCGTTCGTGACAACGCCGTCTGCGGCTGCGGCGAGCGCTTCGACGCCTGCCCCGTATGGCGTCCTGCGTTCGATGTAGCGTTTCCCGCGAGCGACTACCCAGACGGCGTCGACTGGTCGCGCATGGCACGGGTCCGCGAGGCGTTGCCGCAGATCAAAAGACTGTTGCCGCATCTGCTGAAAGGCCGCACCACGTTCGACCACCCCGAGGCAGCCAGCTACCACGCCGACCTCCGTCGGGTGTACCAGGCGCTCCGCGAGTCCTCCGGCGCGCGCGTGCTCGTCGACTCGTCGAAGTTTCCGTCGTACGCGGAGTCGCTGCGGCAAACCGGCGCCGTGGACCTCTACCTGCTCCACCTCGTCCGTGACCCGCGCGCGTCGGCCTATTCGTGGCGCAAGAAGATCACCCGGCAGGACGGCGGCGGTGCAGCCGAGATGCAGCGCTTCTCGACAGCGGCAAGCGCCCGCAAATGGTCGGCCTGGAACGGCGTGATCGAGTTGATGCGCCGTCGCGATCCGACGCGTTACCAGCGGCTGCGCTACGAGGACTTCATCGCCGCGCCTGAGGCTTCTGTGCGCCGCGTTCTCGACTGGATCGACGAGCCTGCTGAGACCCTGCCCTTTGTCGCCCCCGACGCCGTGGCGATGGGCGAGAACCATACCGTGTGGGGCAATCCGAAACGCACGGCGGGCGGCGTAGTAAAGCTCCGCATAGACGACGCGTGGCGCGAGCACCTCCCGACGCGGGACCGCGCGACGGTGACGGCACTGACGTGGCCGTTCCTGCTGAAGTATGGCTACGTGGGAGGGAAGTAG
- a CDS encoding class I SAM-dependent methyltransferase encodes MSAPSATVPDSAAKAFWDETLRQKTLPVIEPAAFYENWRFTKRAFLDRLGDPAGKRVLEVGCGNGYLSMYMAKLGAHVTATDFSTTSIEQLVPLAEKNGVADRVVGHQCDALDLRDLGEQYDLVYGKYILHHVEPFDQFADVLRDVTAEGGRGVFLENNGRNPLLNFSRNYLAGRGGIPKHGDDDEIPLLPEEVEMLRARFPHVEVLHPDFVFFRKLNTYVFKHQAKYGRLLKLTKDIDQALWRTVPPVRKYSYYQIVEFAR; translated from the coding sequence ATGAGCGCACCCTCCGCGACCGTTCCCGACAGCGCTGCCAAGGCCTTCTGGGACGAAACCCTGCGCCAGAAGACCCTGCCCGTCATCGAACCAGCGGCGTTCTACGAGAACTGGCGCTTCACGAAGCGCGCCTTCCTCGACCGCCTCGGTGACCCCGCCGGCAAGCGCGTCCTCGAAGTCGGCTGCGGCAACGGCTACCTTTCGATGTACATGGCGAAGCTCGGCGCGCACGTCACTGCGACCGACTTCTCGACGACCTCGATCGAGCAACTGGTCCCCCTCGCAGAGAAGAACGGCGTCGCCGACCGCGTCGTCGGTCACCAGTGCGACGCGCTCGATCTCCGTGACCTCGGTGAGCAGTACGATCTCGTCTATGGCAAGTACATCCTGCACCACGTCGAGCCCTTCGACCAGTTTGCCGATGTGCTCCGCGACGTGACCGCCGAAGGTGGTCGTGGCGTCTTTCTGGAGAACAACGGCCGCAACCCGCTGCTCAACTTCTCGCGCAACTACCTCGCGGGCCGCGGCGGCATCCCCAAGCACGGCGACGATGACGAGATCCCGCTCCTTCCGGAGGAGGTCGAGATGCTCCGGGCGCGCTTCCCACACGTCGAGGTGCTGCACCCAGACTTCGTGTTCTTCCGCAAGCTGAACACGTATGTTTTCAAGCACCAAGCGAAATACGGTCGCCTCCTCAAACTGACGAAGGACATCGACCAGGCGCTCTGGCGCACGGTGCCGCCCGTGCGCAAGTACAGCTACTACCAGATCGTCGAGTTCGCTCGGTAG
- a CDS encoding metal-dependent hydrolase, translating to MTVTYYGHSAFQIETSGPTLLFDPFITGNKHTEGVVTAEDLAPDVVLITHAHGDHWGDTPSILERTGALLVAQFDVTQYAQRVLDYTNVHPMNTGGAWDFEWGRVTNTYARHSSSFPDGAYGGLAGGFILEIDGTTIYNAGDTCRFAEMAWLGEQYDFDLCFLPIGDDFTMGIDEAVESAKMLRPKVTVPVHYDTFPLIMADTAEFASKMDAAGLKAQPLAPGETLAA from the coding sequence ATGACTGTCACGTACTACGGCCACTCCGCCTTCCAAATCGAGACGAGCGGCCCGACCCTGCTCTTCGACCCGTTCATCACGGGCAACAAGCACACCGAGGGCGTTGTCACGGCCGAGGACCTCGCCCCGGACGTAGTGCTCATCACGCACGCCCACGGCGACCACTGGGGCGACACGCCTAGCATACTCGAACGCACCGGCGCGCTCCTCGTCGCCCAGTTCGACGTCACGCAGTATGCCCAGCGCGTGCTCGACTACACCAACGTGCACCCGATGAACACGGGCGGGGCGTGGGATTTCGAATGGGGCCGCGTCACCAACACCTATGCCCGACACTCGTCGTCTTTTCCCGACGGCGCCTACGGGGGCCTTGCGGGCGGCTTCATTCTGGAGATCGACGGCACGACGATCTACAACGCGGGCGACACCTGCCGCTTCGCCGAGATGGCCTGGCTGGGCGAGCAGTACGACTTCGACCTCTGCTTCCTCCCCATCGGCGACGACTTCACGATGGGCATCGACGAGGCCGTGGAGTCGGCCAAGATGCTGCGGCCGAAAGTGACAGTGCCGGTGCACTACGACACGTTTCCGCTCATTATGGCCGACACGGCGGAGTTCGCGTCCAAGATGGACGCCGCAGGCTTGAAAGCGCAGCCGCTTGCCCCGGGTGAGACTTTGGCTGCGTGA
- a CDS encoding glycosyltransferase family 4 protein, whose translation MRLALVTHNLIRGDGQGRVNAEVAHALADAGHAVTLVAARVDDGLAARDGITWQRIEPGRGPTQLVKNHVFARRSARWLDAHRSEFDLVVANGFVTFARADVNVAHFVHGAWLRSPVHVSKLRGGVFGAYHKLYTSANARLERRAFAEAKRVVAVADRVRDELVDIGVPSEKITVVNNGVDVEEFRPTPMNAEDRRALGLPGTQPVALFVGDIRTPRKNLDGTLRALERLASTDASELRLAVAGRVEGSPYPQLAKDLGVSDQVLFLDFRRDLPALMRAADFVVFPSRYDPFGLVVTEAMASAKPIVTASTAGAAALVTPDAGIVLDDPDDVAGLADAMQRLTIDAALRARMGQAGRAIAERHTWARMAKHYVEVFEAVAAGRTPMRLVREAAANPAAAVPSAS comes from the coding sequence ATGCGCCTCGCACTTGTCACCCACAACCTGATCCGCGGCGACGGCCAGGGCCGCGTCAACGCCGAGGTCGCGCACGCGCTCGCGGACGCGGGGCATGCCGTGACGCTCGTGGCCGCGCGCGTCGACGACGGCCTCGCTGCCCGTGACGGCATCACGTGGCAGCGCATCGAGCCGGGGCGTGGACCCACACAGCTCGTCAAGAACCATGTCTTCGCACGGCGGAGCGCCCGGTGGCTCGACGCCCATCGGTCCGAGTTCGACCTCGTCGTGGCCAATGGGTTCGTCACGTTTGCCCGGGCCGACGTCAACGTGGCGCACTTCGTCCACGGCGCGTGGCTGCGTTCGCCCGTCCATGTTTCTAAGCTGCGCGGGGGTGTGTTCGGGGCCTACCACAAGCTCTACACGAGCGCCAACGCCCGCCTCGAACGCCGGGCGTTTGCCGAGGCGAAGCGGGTGGTCGCCGTCGCCGACCGGGTGCGCGACGAACTGGTCGACATTGGCGTGCCGTCGGAAAAAATCACCGTCGTCAACAACGGCGTCGATGTCGAGGAATTCCGACCGACGCCGATGAACGCGGAGGATCGGCGCGCGCTTGGCTTGCCGGGTACGCAGCCCGTCGCGTTGTTCGTCGGCGACATCCGCACGCCACGCAAGAACCTCGACGGAACGCTTCGAGCGCTCGAACGCCTCGCCAGCACAGACGCCTCGGAACTGCGGCTCGCTGTGGCGGGGCGCGTCGAAGGCAGCCCGTATCCCCAGCTTGCGAAAGACCTCGGCGTGAGCGATCAGGTCCTCTTCCTCGACTTTCGCCGCGACCTGCCCGCGCTGATGCGCGCCGCCGACTTCGTGGTGTTTCCGTCGCGCTACGACCCGTTCGGCCTCGTCGTCACCGAGGCCATGGCGTCTGCGAAGCCCATCGTCACTGCCTCGACGGCGGGCGCAGCGGCACTCGTGACGCCCGACGCTGGCATCGTCCTCGACGACCCCGACGATGTGGCTGGGTTGGCTGACGCGATGCAGCGGCTCACGATCGATGCGGCACTGCGCGCCCGGATGGGGCAGGCTGGACGGGCGATTGCCGAGCGGCATACGTGGGCGCGCATGGCGAAGCACTACGTCGAGGTCTTCGAGGCTGTGGCCGCGGGCCGCACGCCGATGCGGCTGGTCCGCGAAGCTGCGGCGAATCCGGCGGCCGCCGTGCCCTCGGCGTCGTAA